In Lineus longissimus chromosome 5, tnLinLong1.2, whole genome shotgun sequence, the genomic stretch GTACACCACGCGGCCTTGGCCAATGAGGAAGTATACATGCACGATATATTCACATAAGAGGACACAACAGATCGATCAAAATATTTGCGCCAGAAGAACAACTCAAAGTATTGCATTCACAGTGCCTGCCGGGGTACATTGATGATGCGCTGCACCGGATAACGCGGGACCAGGCATGGTGTGTATTTTCATCAATGCAAGCTGTACATGTAGACGAAGAAATGCGTGTTGTTAGACAAAGGCAAGTACAAAAGCCAATTACTAATCACTttgcatcctgagatcaggttttttcttgaaatatcgagaggagagtaggcctataaaaaACCACTGGTTACGTCAGGATCAtcactggacgcaagggcccaaagcgccgcgtagcggcaataaagcgaagctggcgaaacatttataaagggtcaccgtcacttattatttgacttatagcgcatttacggggttgcaactattttgctttatagtgtcaccaggaaagaaaatcatgcgacctaacgccgatctatttgtataaagtgataattggaaggtatatagtaggaaatatcaatgaaataatcattccatgtcgtcttttgagggcatttttgattgtaaaaaacatgtgtacgtcaccggagtctctgcaatgataattttatcacagcagtctcgcgcaagtagaagttctttacctattagttcttcacttattagtctggcgcaaagccagacgttttccattacgatttcactacgatgtttgaccagaaggagcagtgcgcgagatatgctaatgagcagactacCCTCGCTTGaatttcggaagaatgttccacatcgcgctaagctgaccactgctgaccatgaaaggcgtgcattggactggtacaggttggaactgaacattgaatatgctggtggtgacgctttctgatgagaagttggtcgtgactgatgcagtatccttggacttgtccacagaatcgttcaatcattgctttctgagctgccttgattctgtacttacccaaatactgagaccaaatgcctgttgactgtgctttaagagagactggcgccatgcctagtctctcttaaagcccctcagactcagaaaccacaaacgcccaacccttcctgctaccttaatacttctgggtccaTAGTAACAAATGCACCACTTTGCCTAAGATTGTAAGATTGTAAACCTCGGCACTACTTTTAGGATATCTTCAAATGTGTTTCCAGAGTGCGTGGTGGTGACTTGCACCCTCAGCCTGGCCACCATGGTCCTCATGCAGCTGGTCTATCTCAATCGGTCCCGTTTCTTCTGCTTGCTTCAGGGGACCGTGGCGACTAGCCTAACCGTTATGGTACTCATCGAGCTGGTCAGTCTCAAGATCCTGTTCTCTCTGGCTGCTTCAGGAGTTTGTGGTGGATAATTGCCATTATGATCGAGCCCAAACGCCATGGTCCTCTGATAGGCAGCTGATCTTTCGCGGCATCCTTCCCCCAGTTTCATATCTCTGTCAGCGGAGGAGTCTTGCCAATCTGGCTGCCAAGCCATAATCCTAATGCAGCTCCTCCATCGCATTACCCTTCTATTGCCATTGTTTCTGGAGTTCGGGGTTAAAAGACTTGCCATCCATTGCCACCATGCTTTTCATGCAGCTGGTCTATCTCGACATCCTTCCCTCTGTTTTTGCTGTCCGTGGTGGAGACATATCGTCCAAGGCTGTCCGCCATTGTTCTGATGTTGCTGCCTAGCTCAATGTTCTTCCATCTGTTTCAGGAGTCTGTGGTGGAGAATCGCCATCCTGAGCCTGGCTGCCATGGCCCTCGTGCAACTGGTCTATCTTATCCACGAAAACAGGAGGGAGCTCTACCAGAAGGTCTGCCGGTTCGACCTCTGGAATAATCATGAGATCACTCCTGTCAACCACACATCCGGTTGGTATTCGCTGGGAATAGAATgtaactgatgatgttggtagCTTGGTGGCGACGTAATGTTTGGACTATCCTAGCTTTGAGACTGGTTCCGGGGCTGTCCGAACGCTGATGTGCATGCGGAAtcaaaaactactttttgcaGAATCGAGAGAAAATGAATGGATTCCACTTGAAGAATCATGGTCATCATAACGAGCAGCATCAAAATGGCCGAACGCCGAATCGAAAAGCCCTTCACTGACTGAAATGTCACAGACTTGTTCGTCAATGAACCTTACTATTACTGTAAAagtcttgtttttttaaattgtttcgCGCTGCAGTCTGATGACTTTTGCGCTCGAATTGGTGGAATTCAAATGTTAGACCCATATTCGAAAtccggggtggggggggggggattgttCGATCCACGTACTGCTCAATGTAGGTCTACCGTTTGGACTATGTCCTGTCCCGCATATCTACCGGCAATAGATATAAAAAAACTACGCAAAAACGTGGTTCTTAATTTGATAATCCATTTCTCTAATAAAGTTCTTAAAAGGTGTCGTGGTGGCCTTTCATCATTTGCATTAGGGTCAAAATGGTATCTGGCTTAGATTTATATTTTTCCTCAGGTAAACTGGAGTTCCCGCGCCTGTACGAGATTCCAGCGTGTGGCCCAAAGAAGAATTCCTCCACCTCGAAAGACATGTGCAGTAACCTAGGTGCGATAATGCGAGAGTCTGACCGACAAGCCTTCCTCCGCCTTCTCCAGTATTTCGACAAAGTAGCGACCGAATACAACTGGACATATTTCATGGCCTTCGGGACCCTCTGGGGCTCCTGGCGTCATCATGACGTCATCCCGTGggatcatgatgttgatatcATGGTGGAGTACAATGAACGGATAGATATGGTGGATAAAATTGAGGCCTTTCAGGAGCGATTTGTGCCTAAGCAATGTTCGCATCATAAAGTCAGATTACACGACAGGGAATACATAACGGGGACGACATATCTCCAGGATGTTGGCCGATGGTACGACCCGTCAATTGACATGTTCTTTTTCACCAGAAACACAACACACATAATGCGCTCAGATTACCCGGAACAATACGTGCATAAACTAGAAGACATATTTCCACTTCACAGGCGTCCCCTATCGACACTCCAATTATTTGCACCACGTGACCCTCTTAAGTTCCTTATGCAATATTATTCCGAGGACAGTATGGATACATGTGGAAAGTACAGTTTCCCAAAATGTGAGGATTATAAAGAATTTTTACCTTTCGTTCACAGAAAGTGGAAAAATAATCAAATGGAAGAATCGTTGATATTAAATGGAAAGGTTTTGCAGGTGAAGGCCGTGGCCGAAATTAGAGAGAGTATTCCCTTTAATCCATATACTTTGGCCTCTATGAGATTTCCAAATAAGATACGGTTATCGAAGTTTTCTCATCCCGAAGACAAGACTGACTCGAAGCCTGCTCCAAAAGCAAGCCTTGCTCCAAAACAACACTCTTGATTGTGTCGTGACCAAGTGATCCGAGCTGTAAGAGCACAGTCACTATTTACTTCAAATATTGGTATATGGCACAGGGACTAAATGTTCTGTCTTTTAGCAAGTACAACCGGTAAGACTCATCAGAGAAAGGAGATCTTCTGTGGTTGCAACCCAAGTCTTAGGTTAACCGAACCGGTCATATGGTGCACATGACATCCAAAAACCGGGTCTCCATACACCTTCGATTTATTTGGGGGCTCAAATCTGAACTCTTCAAGGAGTGTAAAGTAATCGGAAGAGCCACCTGTCCCAACGGATTGTAGGCTACTGGATTTTGTCAGGGTTTTGTAGACGATGTAGGAGAATCAAAAATCTGTATCTCACGGTTTTAATCTCGGGGAGATGTTGTTTCAGTGAAAAGTATTTTTGTAAATAATATCATTATTACCAGTATACGTTGTTCTTTTAAGCGGCAAATAACCGCCAAATTATAAtaatatgaaatacatgtacaaatgtttCTCTCTGTTGTTTATTCCTTCCCACCAATTATCAAACACTCCATATTGTGTCGATGCCCAAAATTCCGAGTGGAGCACGGGTAATTGCTTGTAATCATGAATTCTCAAGTAGAAATGTTCAGATATCCCTACTTCAATGAACACTTCCAGATGTTCCTACTTCAATGAACACACGTTATCGACGTGCATTACACACAGTGCTTGCTTCGGCAGAGGTGGCTTGCACTGGGCTGCCATGTTCAGAGTTGGCACACACTCGGTAGTCAATGACATACATGAGTTACACTCAAGGCGGATACACTAAAATGGCCCTTGCTCGCATCGGCAGAGAAGGCTTGCATGCATTGGTTTGCCATG encodes the following:
- the LOC135488438 gene encoding uncharacterized protein LOC135488438 codes for the protein MQAVHVDEEMRVVRQRSLWWRIAILSLAAMALVQLVYLIHENRRELYQKVCRFDLWNNHEITPVNHTSGKLEFPRLYEIPACGPKKNSSTSKDMCSNLGAIMRESDRQAFLRLLQYFDKVATEYNWTYFMAFGTLWGSWRHHDVIPWDHDVDIMVEYNERIDMVDKIEAFQERFVPKQCSHHKVRLHDREYITGTTYLQDVGRWYDPSIDMFFFTRNTTHIMRSDYPEQYVHKLEDIFPLHRRPLSTLQLFAPRDPLKFLMQYYSEDSMDTCGKYSFPKCEDYKEFLPFVHRKWKNNQMEESLILNGKVLQVKAVAEIRESIPFNPYTLASMRFPNKIRLSKFSHPEDKTDSKPAPKASLAPKQHS